The genomic stretch CGTGGTCCAGAAGGTTTCATTGATTTACCGGAAGATGCGACGAAGCGTCAGCGTGCAATTGACGAGGCTTTGTTAGCTTATCCCCAGTTAGATGATTTGCAGTCTGGGGTAGTGCTTGATGTCAAGCCAAAAGAAATGCAGGTCATGATTGCTACTGGGGATGTGATCACCTTAAAGGGTGAGAGCATGAAACTAGCTACTGCTTCCTTAACTGATAGTACTCAACCAAAAAAACGTTTACGCCCTGGTGCCATTATTAGATTGATATCCGATGGGGGTATTTGGAAGTTGGCACAACTCCCTCAGGTTGAGGCCGCCTTTATTTCTATGAATGCTGATACGGGCGCGATCCTCTCATTAGTGGGGGGGTTTGATTTCCGCCGTAATCAGTTTAATCATGTGACTCAGGCCCAACGCCAGCCAGGCTCCTCATTTAAGCCGTTTATTTATGCTGCCGCAATCGAGAAAGGTTTTTCTCCAAGCACCATGGTGAACGATGCGCCATTATCGATTGGCAGTATGGAAACAGGTAGCCAAGCCTGGGAGCCAAAAAACTATGATGGTAAGTATGAGGGCATGATGCGTTTGCGTATTGCTTTGGCTAAATCAAAAAACTTGGTTTCTGTTCGCCTAATCCGCGCCATTGGCCCCTCCTATGCGCAAGAATATATTCAGCGCTTTGGGTTTGAGGCAGAAAAGCATCCTCCTTACCTAACGATGGCATTAGGCGCAGGCACCGTGGCCCCTTTGCAAATGGCATCCGCATATAGTGTGTTTGCTAACGGCGGCTATCGTGTAGACCCATACTTAATTAATAAGATGACGGATTCAAAGGGTACAGTTTTATTTGAAGCTAAACCTACTCACGCACACGAGGATGCGACTCGTGTATTGGATGCGCGCACAGCCTTTGTGATAGATAGTATGTTGCAAGAGGTCACGAAGACTGGAACCGCCGCAAGTGCAAGAGCGAAATTGGGTCGCTCTGACATTGCCGGTAAAACGGGTACTACTAATGAGTCCCACGATGCTTGGTTTGCGGGATATAACCCGCAGGTAGTTGCAATTGCTTGGATTGGTTTTGATAAGCCGGCAAGCTTAGGTGATCGTGAAACTGGTGGCGGTCTTGCTCTGCCTATGTGGATCTCTTATATGAGCACCGCGTTAAAAGATCAGCCACAACAAGCGCGTGAAGTGCCGGCAGGTGTGACTCAAGTTGATGGTGATTGGTTTATCCCCGAGTTCTCTAATAATGGCGGTGTGCGCGAACTGCAGTAGTTCGTTTTAGCAATGGCAAGGCAAGCGCGTACCATTATTCCTGGCCAAGCAATGCATGTCATGGTTCGTGGCAATAATCGGGAAACACTTTTCTTTAATGATTCTGATCGCCGCACCTATTTAGATTGGCTGCGAGAGGCAGCAAAACAATTTGGTAGTGCAGTGCATGCATTCGCTTTGATGCCAAACCATGTGCATCTCTTAATGACTCCCCAAAATGAAGATTCGCTTGCGAAGACGATGCAATCTCTAGGTAGGCGTTATGCCCAGTATTTCAATCAACAGCACCACCGTTCTGGAACAATTTGGGAGGGGCGTTATCGTTCTTCGCTAATAGACCCTGATTATTTTCTGCGTTGCCAGCGTTATATTGAGCTCAATCCCGTAAGGGCTGGCTTTGAATCGAACCCTCAAGATTCAACTTGGACTAGTTTTGCCTCCCACATTGGTGGTAATGCTGAGCCTTGGTTGGTTGATCACCAGCACTTTTGGAAGCTGGGTAATACCCCGTTTGAGCGACAAATGACATGGGCAGGGTTTGTTAAGGAAGGCGCACCTCACTGGGAAGATCGCGAAATTACTGAGGCATTAGTGAGATCCAAGCCTTGGGTCAGCGATATCTATGCAAAGAGCGTATTCAAAGATAATCCCGATCAAGTACTAATCCGACATCGTGGACGTCCAAAAAAATTAATACCAATAAATTCAATGACTTAAGTAATACTTAAGGTCTTTAGTATTTTACTGCTTGGCCATAAAGTTCTGACTCTGTCCCCTTTATATAAATGAATTTTACTTATTGCCTAATTTAAATGGGACAGACTCATTTTATTTCTATTGCATCAACATGGGTATTCCCCTATATTTGATTCTCCAAAAGTAATCAGGCCCCCAGGGCAAACGGAAATACCATGACTACACAAATGAACACAGACCTTCGTCCAATCGCGCAGGGTCTTTACGATCCACAAAATGAGCATGATGCTTGCGGCGTAGGATTCGTTGCCCACATTAAAGGCAAGAAGTCACATGAGATTGTTACTCAGGGATTGAAAATTCTTGAGAACTTGGATCACCGGGGAGCCGTAGGTGCGGACCCTCTAATGGGTGATGGCGCAGGAATATTGATTCAGGTTCCCGATACTTTGTATCGCGAAGAAATGGCAAAGCATGGCGTTGAGTTGCCACCGTTCGGTGAGTACGGTGTCGGCATGATTTTCTTACCTAAGGAACATGCTTCTCGTTTAGCTTGTGAGCAAGAATTAGAGCGCACTGTACGTTTAGAAGGTCAAGTCGTATTGGGTTGGAGAGATGTACCCATCGATGTGAAATTGCCCATGTCTCCAACCGTTCAAATGACAGAGCCATTTATCCGTCAAATTTTTATTGGGCGCGGACGTGACATCATGACAACGGATGCCCTGGAGCGTAAGTTGTATGTCATCCGCAAAACTGCAAGCCATGCTATTCAAGATTTACATTTAAAGCATGGCAAAGAATATTTTGTTGCATCGATGTCCGCTCGTACCATTGTTTATAAAGGTTTGTTGTTAGCAAACCAAGTGGGTGCGTACTATAAAGACTTACAAGATCCACGTACCGTATCTGCATTAGCTTTAGTGCATCAGCGCTTCTCAACCAATACTTTCCCAGCTTGGGAGTTAGCTCACCCATACCGCATGATTGCGCACAACGGTGAGATCAATACCGTTAAAGGTAACGTCAACTGGGTGAACGCGCGAGAAGGTGCGATCAGCTCCCCAGTGTTGGGTGATGACCTCAAAAAATTATGGCCACTCATTTATCCAGGTCAATCTGACACAGCGTGTTTTGATAACTGCTTAGAGTTATTAGTGATGTCCGGTTATCCATTAGCACAAGCCATGATGATGATGATTCCAGAGGCATGGGAACAACATTCATTGATGGATGAAAACCGCCGCGCCTTCTATGAATATCATGCAGCAATGATGGAGCCATGGGATGGTCCAGCCGCTATGGCATTTACAGATGGCCGTCAGATTGGTGCGACCTTAGATCGCAATGGTTTGCGTCCAGCGCGTTATTACGTTACAGATGATGATTTAGTCATCATGGGTTCTGAGGCTGGCGTATTGCCAATTCCAGAGAGCAAGGTTGTTCAAAAATGGCGCTTGCAACCAGGCAAGATGTTCATGATTGATATGGAGCAGGGCCGCATTATTGACGACGTTGAATTGAAAGATGCCGTCTCTAAAGCCAAGCCATATAAGAGTTGGATTGACGCGGTGCGCGTGAAGCTCGATGAAGTTGATGCAAGCAAAGCTGACTTGGTGGATGAAAAGAACACTATTCGCCCAGCTGCAAAATTATTAGATCGCCAGCAAGCTTTTGGTTACACCCAAGAAGACATCAAGTATCTCATGGCGCCTATGGCCATGAATGGCGAAGAGGCAATTGGGTCGATGGGTAACGATAGCCCATTAGCTGTGCTCTCTAACAAGAACAAGCCACTCTATAACTACTTTAAGCAATTGTTTGCGCAGGTGACCAATCCTCCGATTGACTCTATTCGTGAAAACATGGTGATGTCTTTAGTGTCTTTCATTGGACCTAAGCCGAATTTGTTGGACACCAACAATATCAATCCACCAATGCGCTTGGAAGTAAGTCAACCGATTTTAGATTTTGACGACATGACCAAAATTCGTCACATCGGTCACTACACCAACGGTAAGTTCCGCTCATATGAGTTAGATATTTGCTACCCAGCTTCTTGGGGCAAAGCTGGTATTGAAGCTCGCTTAGCATCTTTGTGTGCCGAAGCAGCTGATGCGGTTCGCTCTGGTTACAACATTTTGATCGTGAGCGACCGTCAGGTTGATGAACAGCATGTGGCTATTCCTGCATTGCTGGCAACTTCAGCGATTCATCAGCATTTAGTGGAAAAAGGTTTACGTACTAGCGTTGGCCTCGTTGTTGAGACGGGTAGCGCGAGAGAGACGCATCATTTTGCCCTCCTAGCTGGTTATGGCGCTGAAGCAGTTCACCCTTACTTAGCGATGGAAACTTTGGCTGAAATGGCTAAAGGTTTGTCTGGCGATCTTTCAGCAGAAAAAGCTGTGAAGAATTTTGTCAAAGCGGTTGGTAAGGGCTTGCAAAAAGTGATGTCCAAAATGGGTATCTCTACTTACATGTCTTACACCGGCTCACAGATTTTTGAAGCCATCGGTCTTAACAAGGAAGTGATTGACCATTACTTCAAAGGTACCCCATCTAACGT from Polynucleobacter sp. AP-Jannik-300A-C4 encodes the following:
- a CDS encoding transposase; this encodes MARQARTIIPGQAMHVMVRGNNRETLFFNDSDRRTYLDWLREAAKQFGSAVHAFALMPNHVHLLMTPQNEDSLAKTMQSLGRRYAQYFNQQHHRSGTIWEGRYRSSLIDPDYFLRCQRYIELNPVRAGFESNPQDSTWTSFASHIGGNAEPWLVDHQHFWKLGNTPFERQMTWAGFVKEGAPHWEDREITEALVRSKPWVSDIYAKSVFKDNPDQVLIRHRGRPKKLIPINSMT
- a CDS encoding penicillin-binding protein 1A, translated to MALPPKDKPPLNGRFNRQPDRRPGQPRAEGFSKRKSGSNPLIKALLIITMLFAVVVTLLLGYAFLIAKPNLPKISALVDYNPKTPLRIYTADKVLIGEFGEERRKVIPLSEIPMTMRNAVLAIEDDRFYSHGGVDYVGILRAALTNLRGNLSQGASTITMQVARNFFLSNEKTFSRKIYEVLLSWEIESQLSKDKILEIYMNQIFLGQRAYGFSSAAQIYFGKELRDITIAESAMLAGLPKAPSAYNPVSNFRRAKIRQEYILQRMRDLSYITPEQYQVAMAEELHIRGLGNEFSTRADFASEMVRQLLFSQYGEAIYSQGIDVYTTLLKADQDAAYRAVRRGIFEYDLRHAYRGPEGFIDLPEDATKRQRAIDEALLAYPQLDDLQSGVVLDVKPKEMQVMIATGDVITLKGESMKLATASLTDSTQPKKRLRPGAIIRLISDGGIWKLAQLPQVEAAFISMNADTGAILSLVGGFDFRRNQFNHVTQAQRQPGSSFKPFIYAAAIEKGFSPSTMVNDAPLSIGSMETGSQAWEPKNYDGKYEGMMRLRIALAKSKNLVSVRLIRAIGPSYAQEYIQRFGFEAEKHPPYLTMALGAGTVAPLQMASAYSVFANGGYRVDPYLINKMTDSKGTVLFEAKPTHAHEDATRVLDARTAFVIDSMLQEVTKTGTAASARAKLGRSDIAGKTGTTNESHDAWFAGYNPQVVAIAWIGFDKPASLGDRETGGGLALPMWISYMSTALKDQPQQAREVPAGVTQVDGDWFIPEFSNNGGVRELQ